In Ancalomicrobiaceae bacterium S20, the following proteins share a genomic window:
- a CDS encoding HlyD family type I secretion periplasmic adaptor subunit, translating into MAQMPAPALASGSVTSAAPTGGAPAQKIGSAISTVRAAASDLVPKRPTNVEGAASFGYAVIGAVFLFFFTWSYFADLSSAVIASGVVAPESNRKTIQHLEGGIVEEILVREADRVVPGQPLVRMLPVQARANADILGKQFDSLLALEARHRAEMDRAEAIAFPEDLLARARENPETAAVLNDQRNQFRERRASFMNQLAILEARIQQTDSEISGFQSQEAAVNRQLMSLTEEIAKIRSIAEKGLFPMNRLNQLSRDRDVYEGKLGEVQSAIARARKTIGETNLQIDLADQKLQEEAAQGLRDVRIQIGDMAEKLRVARDVLSRIELKAPIAGVVQNIRVHTVGGVLKPGEAVMDLVPIDDDLVVTVRVSPFDVSHLHTGLEAEVRFPTFKSRQTPVIFGRVEAISADSMVDERNPQGSFYQARVRVDPAKLPEELRGKLTPGMPADVIVATESRTVLQYLVKPFYDSIHKSFREY; encoded by the coding sequence ATGGCTCAGATGCCCGCCCCCGCGCTCGCATCCGGTTCTGTAACGTCGGCCGCCCCGACAGGCGGGGCGCCCGCGCAGAAGATCGGCAGCGCGATCTCGACCGTCCGCGCCGCCGCCTCCGACCTCGTGCCGAAGCGGCCGACCAACGTCGAGGGCGCGGCGAGCTTCGGCTATGCGGTGATCGGCGCCGTGTTCCTGTTCTTCTTCACCTGGAGCTATTTCGCCGATCTGTCGAGCGCGGTGATCGCGAGCGGCGTGGTCGCGCCGGAATCGAACCGAAAGACGATCCAGCATCTCGAGGGCGGCATCGTCGAGGAGATCCTGGTCCGCGAGGCCGACCGCGTCGTGCCCGGCCAGCCGCTGGTGCGCATGCTGCCGGTGCAGGCCCGCGCCAACGCCGACATCCTCGGCAAGCAGTTCGACAGCCTGCTGGCGCTCGAGGCCCGCCACCGCGCCGAGATGGATCGCGCCGAGGCGATCGCCTTCCCCGAGGATCTGCTCGCCCGCGCGCGCGAAAACCCCGAGACGGCGGCGGTGCTCAACGATCAGCGCAACCAGTTCCGCGAACGCCGCGCCTCGTTCATGAACCAGCTCGCGATCCTCGAAGCGCGCATCCAGCAGACCGACAGCGAGATCTCCGGCTTCCAGTCGCAGGAAGCCGCCGTCAACCGACAGCTGATGAGCCTGACCGAGGAGATCGCCAAGATCCGATCGATCGCCGAGAAGGGCCTGTTCCCGATGAACCGGCTCAACCAGCTGAGCCGCGATCGCGACGTCTACGAGGGCAAGCTCGGCGAGGTCCAGTCGGCGATCGCCCGCGCCCGCAAGACCATCGGCGAGACCAATCTGCAGATCGATCTCGCCGACCAGAAGCTTCAGGAAGAGGCCGCCCAGGGTCTGCGCGACGTGCGCATCCAGATCGGCGACATGGCCGAGAAGCTGCGCGTCGCCCGCGACGTGCTCTCGCGCATCGAGCTCAAGGCGCCGATCGCCGGCGTCGTGCAGAACATTCGCGTCCATACCGTCGGCGGCGTGCTGAAGCCCGGCGAGGCGGTGATGGACCTCGTGCCGATCGACGACGATCTGGTCGTCACCGTGCGGGTGTCGCCCTTCGACGTCAGCCACCTTCATACCGGCCTCGAGGCCGAGGTGCGCTTCCCGACCTTCAAGTCACGGCAGACGCCGGTGATCTTCGGCCGGGTCGAGGCGATCTCGGCCGACTCGATGGTCGACGAGCGCAATCCGCAGGGCAGCTTCTATCAGGCGCGCGTGCGGGTCGACCCGGCCAAGCTACCGGAGGAGTTGCGCGGCAAGCTGACCCCCGGCATGCCCGCCGACGTCATCGTGGCGACCGAGAGCCGGACCGTGCTGCAGTACCTGGTGAAGCCGTTCTACGACTCGATCCACAAGAGCTTCCGCGAGTATTGA
- a CDS encoding MFS transporter, protein MAAPAVRRTEFDILLFISLSHGLNDLIQSLIPSIYPILKQDYALDFGQIGMITLAFYLTASILQPVVGFWTDKHPQPFSLAIGMTMSLCGLLLLSIASTYPMILLAVSLVGTGSAVFHPESSRVARMASGGRHGLAQSLFQVGGNAGTALGPILAAYIVLANGQKSVAWFSVVALAGIMILSRVGFWYRAKRRASAGAAKVAAKVAALPRPVVVRSIAILAVLIFSKFFYTASMASYYTFYLIDTFKVSVKDAQLYLFVYLAAMAVGTFLGGPIGDRFGRKFVIWLSILGVLPFTLALPHANLFWTVALTIPIGLILASAFSAIVVYAQDLVPGKVGMIAGLFFGFAFGMGGLGAAILGEIADRTSIGFVYNLCAFLPALGLLTWFLPNVGKLRHG, encoded by the coding sequence ATCGCCGCCCCCGCCGTGCGCCGGACCGAGTTCGACATCCTGCTGTTCATCAGCCTGTCGCATGGCCTCAACGACCTGATCCAGTCGCTGATCCCGTCGATCTACCCGATCCTGAAGCAGGACTATGCGCTCGACTTCGGCCAGATCGGCATGATCACGCTGGCCTTCTACCTGACCGCCTCGATCCTGCAGCCGGTCGTCGGCTTCTGGACCGACAAGCACCCGCAGCCGTTCTCGCTGGCGATCGGCATGACCATGTCGCTCTGCGGCCTGCTCCTGCTGTCGATCGCCTCGACCTATCCGATGATCCTGCTCGCCGTGTCGCTGGTCGGCACCGGCTCGGCGGTGTTCCATCCGGAATCCTCGCGAGTCGCCCGCATGGCCTCCGGCGGCCGGCACGGGCTCGCGCAATCGCTGTTCCAGGTCGGCGGCAACGCCGGCACCGCGCTCGGGCCGATCCTGGCGGCCTACATCGTGCTCGCCAACGGCCAGAAGAGCGTCGCCTGGTTCTCGGTGGTCGCTCTCGCCGGCATCATGATCCTGTCGCGCGTCGGCTTCTGGTATCGCGCCAAGCGCCGCGCCAGCGCCGGCGCGGCCAAGGTCGCCGCCAAGGTCGCCGCCCTGCCCCGCCCGGTGGTCGTCCGCTCGATCGCCATTCTCGCCGTGCTGATCTTCTCGAAGTTCTTCTATACGGCCTCGATGGCGAGCTATTACACCTTCTACCTGATCGACACGTTCAAGGTGTCGGTGAAGGACGCGCAGCTCTATCTGTTCGTCTATCTGGCCGCGATGGCGGTCGGCACCTTCCTCGGCGGCCCGATCGGCGACCGGTTCGGCCGCAAGTTCGTGATCTGGCTGTCGATCCTCGGCGTGCTGCCCTTCACGCTCGCCCTGCCCCACGCCAACCTGTTCTGGACCGTCGCGCTGACCATCCCGATCGGCCTGATCCTGGCCTCGGCCTTCTCGGCGATCGTCGTCTACGCGCAGGATCTGGTGCCCGGCAAGGTCGGCATGATCGCCGGCCTGTTCTTCGGCTTCGCCTTCGGCATGGGCGGCCTCGGCGCGGCGATCCTCGGCGAGATCGCCGACCGGACCTCGATCGGCTTCGTCTACAACCTCTGCGCCTTCCTGCCGGCGCTCGGGCTCCTGACCTGGTTCCTGCCGAATGTCGGAAAGCTGCGCCACGGCTGA
- a CDS encoding HU family DNA-binding protein, whose product MNKNDLIAEVASKTGLTKAAAGEAVDATFEAITSALKGGDEVKIAGFGNFVVATRAASEGRNPRTGETIKIPAQKAAKFRAGKGLKDAVNA is encoded by the coding sequence ATGAACAAGAACGACCTGATTGCCGAGGTCGCCTCCAAGACCGGCCTGACCAAGGCCGCGGCTGGCGAAGCCGTCGATGCGACCTTCGAGGCGATCACCAGCGCGCTCAAGGGCGGCGACGAGGTGAAGATCGCCGGCTTCGGCAATTTCGTGGTCGCCACCCGCGCCGCTTCCGAGGGCCGCAATCCGCGCACCGGCGAGACCATCAAGATCCCGGCCCAGAAGGCCGCCAAGTTCCGGGCCGGCAAGGGCCTCAAGGACGCCGTCAACGCCTGA